A single region of the Streptomyces virginiae genome encodes:
- the nhaA gene encoding Na+/H+ antiporter NhaA → MPWPERQAIASALRTETVGGLVLLAAAVIALIWANTPFSGAYEAIRDFHFGIPALGLDLSVGHWTADGLLAIFFLVAGIELKRELVVGELRTPATAALPVIAAICGMAVPAALYAATASAGGGSLDGWAVPMATDIAFALAVLAVISTHLPAALRAFLLTLAVVDDLGAILIIAIFFTSDLNLWALGGAFAGLAVFYLLQRYRVRGWWWYVPLAIAIWALMYNGGVHATVAGVAMGLILRTTRDKDEKASPAARVSHLLHPFSAGVAVPLFALFAAGVSISGPALAEVFTTPEPLGVVIGLVVGKVLGIFLGTYLAARFTKAELNPDLAWADVLGLSVLAGIGFTVALLIGELAFPGAAVGEHVKAAVLIASVTAAVLAAVLLRRRNTVYKRLYEEENLDADADGIPDIYQRDTKASASEVG, encoded by the coding sequence ATGCCGTGGCCCGAGCGGCAGGCCATCGCCTCCGCCCTGCGCACCGAGACCGTAGGCGGGCTGGTTCTCCTCGCCGCCGCCGTGATCGCGTTGATATGGGCCAACACCCCGTTCAGCGGCGCCTATGAGGCGATACGCGACTTCCACTTCGGCATACCCGCCCTCGGCCTGGACCTCTCCGTGGGGCACTGGACCGCCGACGGCCTCCTCGCGATCTTCTTCCTCGTCGCCGGCATCGAACTCAAACGCGAACTGGTCGTCGGCGAGCTGCGCACCCCCGCCACGGCCGCCCTCCCGGTCATCGCCGCCATCTGCGGCATGGCCGTGCCCGCCGCGCTCTACGCCGCAACCGCCTCGGCCGGTGGCGGCAGCCTCGACGGCTGGGCCGTCCCCATGGCCACCGACATCGCCTTCGCGCTGGCCGTGCTCGCCGTGATCTCCACCCACCTCCCCGCCGCCCTGCGCGCCTTCCTCCTCACCCTCGCCGTCGTCGATGACCTCGGCGCCATCCTCATCATCGCGATCTTCTTCACCAGCGACCTGAACCTCTGGGCGCTCGGCGGAGCCTTCGCCGGCCTCGCCGTCTTCTACCTCCTCCAGCGCTACCGCGTCCGCGGCTGGTGGTGGTACGTGCCCCTCGCCATCGCGATCTGGGCCCTCATGTACAACGGCGGCGTGCACGCCACCGTCGCCGGCGTCGCCATGGGCCTTATCCTGCGCACCACCCGCGACAAGGACGAGAAGGCCTCCCCCGCCGCTCGCGTCTCGCACCTGCTGCACCCCTTCTCCGCCGGTGTTGCGGTGCCGCTCTTCGCCCTCTTCGCGGCGGGCGTCAGCATCTCCGGACCCGCCCTGGCAGAGGTGTTCACCACCCCCGAACCGCTCGGCGTCGTCATCGGACTCGTCGTCGGCAAGGTCCTCGGCATCTTCCTCGGCACCTACCTCGCCGCCCGCTTCACCAAAGCCGAGCTCAATCCAGACCTCGCCTGGGCCGACGTCCTGGGGCTGTCGGTCCTCGCCGGGATCGGCTTCACCGTCGCACTCCTCATCGGTGAGCTCGCCTTCCCCGGCGCAGCGGTGGGAGAGCACGTCAAGGCTGCCGTCCTCATTGCCTCCGTCACGGCCGCGGTCCTGGCCGCCGTACTGCTGCGCCGCCGCAACACCGTCTACAAGCGCCTGTACGAGGAAGAGAACCTCGACGCCGACGCCGACGGCATCCCCGACATCTACCAGCGCGACACGAAAGCCTCCGCCTCCGAAGTCGGCTGA
- a CDS encoding potassium channel family protein encodes MNWLITFAGAALVLLVLRDVFHTLWHPTRHGGLSRLVMTALWRLASSLPLRRRASGLAGPLAMVIVVAAWALTAVLGWTLIYWPHMPQAFTYATGLKPSDHAGFADALYVSLVHISTLGLGDIAPAEGWLRILAPMEALVGFALLSATVAWTLGIYPALARRRALALRLSHLARTHPTTEQIDADAGAAILDGLAGAVAVVSVDFQQYAESYYFHDGDDRTSLARQIAGAMNLADQAAAARHPDVRLSAAVLRAALDDLAAILDERFLRTRGSAREVFEAFAHDHGRHTGGGT; translated from the coding sequence ATGAACTGGCTGATCACCTTTGCGGGCGCGGCCCTGGTGCTGTTGGTCCTTCGGGACGTGTTCCACACCCTGTGGCACCCCACGCGGCACGGCGGTCTCAGCCGACTGGTCATGACGGCCCTGTGGCGGCTGGCCTCCTCCCTGCCCCTGCGCCGCCGGGCCTCAGGGCTGGCGGGCCCCCTCGCCATGGTGATCGTGGTCGCGGCCTGGGCCCTCACCGCGGTCCTGGGATGGACCCTCATCTACTGGCCGCACATGCCGCAGGCGTTCACCTACGCCACCGGACTGAAGCCCTCCGACCACGCGGGATTCGCGGACGCCCTGTACGTGTCCCTGGTCCACATCTCCACCCTCGGCCTCGGCGACATCGCACCCGCCGAGGGATGGCTCCGGATCCTCGCGCCCATGGAGGCCCTCGTCGGCTTCGCCCTGCTCAGCGCCACGGTGGCTTGGACACTCGGCATCTACCCTGCGCTGGCCCGCCGCCGCGCCCTCGCCCTACGCCTCTCCCACCTCGCCCGCACCCATCCCACGACGGAGCAGATCGACGCCGACGCGGGCGCGGCCATCCTCGACGGCCTGGCCGGGGCAGTGGCTGTGGTCTCCGTCGACTTCCAGCAGTACGCAGAGTCCTACTACTTCCACGACGGCGACGACCGGACCTCCCTCGCCCGCCAGATCGCCGGCGCCATGAACCTGGCGGACCAGGCCGCGGCGGCCCGCCACCCCGACGTCCGGCTGTCCGCCGCCGTGCTCCGGGCAGCGCTGGACGACTTGGCCGCCATCCTCGACGAACGCTTCCTGCGCACCCGGGGATCAGCAAGGGAAGTCTTCGAAGCCTTCGCCCACGACCACGGCCGCCACACGGGTGGCGGAACCTGA
- a CDS encoding flotillin family protein, with protein sequence MSTGLGTLVIVVIVVAIAALIAVTRLFRKVEQGKALIVSKMRKVDVTFTGQVVLPVLHKAEVMDISVKAIEISRTGRDGLICQDNIRADIRISFFVRVNKTAEDVIKVAQAIGTARASDKATLQELFSAKFSEALKTVGKQMDFTDLYTMREELRSRIIEIIGIDLNGYSLEDAAIDYLEQTPLGQLDAGNILDAQGIRKITELTAIENVRTNEFRQHEQKEITRQNVDAREAILELERRQADAETKQRREIETVRAREEAETARVMEEERLRAQGAFLKTEEQLGIQRENQAREVAVAQKNRERVIAIENERIEKDRQLEVIARERETELTRISADKEVEIQKRDIAEVVRERVAVDRTVAEQEESIKRLRTVEEAERTRQAVVIAAEAEAQERLVKDIKAAEAAEQAAVHRAAEELTLAEARNKTADLDARAKIRLAEGTQAEAAAEGLAAVAVREKEADAIEKAGRAEAGATTARLKAEADGAREMALAEATAIGEKLKAEAEGLTEKAAAMAALDEASRTHEEYRLRLEAEKEIRLAGLDVQRHVAEAQATVLATGLESADINIIGGESVFFDRIVGAMSMGRAVDGFMDNSQTAKALAEPWLDGSGSFTGDLTKVLGSVSTSDVQNLTVSALLMKLMPAGSGQLDELIAKARQLGLADMPVSGLTDALTTANGAVNGTAKS encoded by the coding sequence ATATCAACGGGCCTTGGCACGCTCGTCATCGTCGTCATCGTCGTCGCGATCGCCGCGCTGATCGCGGTGACCCGGCTGTTCCGCAAGGTCGAGCAGGGCAAGGCCTTGATCGTCTCGAAGATGCGGAAGGTCGACGTGACCTTCACCGGGCAGGTCGTGCTGCCCGTACTGCACAAGGCCGAGGTCATGGACATCTCGGTGAAGGCCATCGAGATCTCCCGTACCGGCCGCGACGGTCTGATCTGCCAGGACAACATCCGCGCCGACATCCGGATCTCCTTCTTCGTACGCGTCAACAAGACCGCCGAGGACGTCATCAAGGTCGCCCAGGCCATCGGAACCGCACGGGCCAGCGACAAGGCGACCCTGCAGGAGCTGTTCAGCGCCAAGTTCTCCGAGGCGTTGAAGACCGTCGGCAAGCAGATGGACTTCACCGACCTCTACACCATGCGCGAGGAACTGCGGTCCCGGATCATCGAGATCATCGGCATCGACCTCAACGGCTACAGCCTCGAGGACGCGGCCATCGACTACCTGGAGCAGACGCCCCTCGGGCAGCTGGACGCCGGCAACATCCTGGACGCCCAGGGCATCCGCAAGATCACCGAGCTGACGGCCATCGAGAACGTCCGTACCAACGAGTTCCGCCAGCACGAGCAGAAGGAGATCACCCGGCAGAACGTCGACGCCCGCGAGGCCATCCTGGAGCTGGAGCGCCGACAGGCCGACGCCGAGACCAAGCAGCGCCGGGAGATCGAGACCGTGCGGGCCCGCGAGGAGGCCGAGACGGCCCGCGTGATGGAGGAGGAGCGCCTGCGGGCGCAGGGAGCCTTCCTCAAGACGGAGGAGCAGCTCGGCATCCAGCGGGAGAACCAGGCCCGCGAGGTGGCCGTGGCGCAGAAGAACCGTGAGCGGGTCATCGCCATCGAGAACGAGCGCATCGAGAAGGACCGGCAGCTGGAGGTCATCGCGCGGGAGCGGGAAACGGAGCTGACGCGGATCTCCGCCGACAAGGAGGTCGAGATCCAGAAGCGGGACATCGCCGAGGTCGTGCGCGAACGCGTCGCGGTGGACCGTACGGTCGCCGAGCAGGAGGAGTCGATCAAGCGGCTCCGGACGGTCGAGGAGGCGGAGCGCACCCGGCAGGCCGTGGTCATCGCCGCCGAGGCCGAGGCCCAGGAGAGGCTCGTCAAGGACATCAAGGCCGCCGAGGCGGCCGAACAGGCGGCCGTACACCGGGCGGCGGAGGAGCTCACCCTCGCCGAGGCCCGCAACAAGACAGCCGACCTCGACGCCCGCGCCAAGATCCGTCTGGCCGAGGGCACCCAGGCGGAGGCCGCCGCCGAGGGCCTGGCCGCGGTCGCCGTGCGGGAGAAGGAAGCGGACGCGATCGAGAAGGCCGGCCGGGCCGAGGCCGGGGCCACGACGGCGCGGCTGAAGGCGGAGGCCGACGGCGCCCGCGAGATGGCACTGGCCGAGGCGACCGCGATCGGCGAGAAGCTGAAGGCGGAGGCCGAGGGCCTGACCGAGAAGGCGGCGGCGATGGCCGCCCTCGACGAGGCATCGCGCACCCACGAGGAGTACCGGCTGCGGCTGGAGGCCGAGAAGGAGATCCGGCTCGCCGGCCTCGACGTGCAGCGGCACGTCGCGGAAGCCCAGGCCACCGTGCTCGCGACGGGGCTGGAGAGCGCCGACATCAACATCATCGGCGGCGAGTCGGTGTTCTTCGACCGGATCGTCGGGGCGATGTCGATGGGGCGCGCCGTGGACGGATTCATGGACAACTCCCAGACCGCAAAGGCACTGGCGGAGCCCTGGCTGGACGGCTCCGGTTCCTTCACCGGGGACCTGACCAAGGTGCTCGGCTCGGTCTCCACATCCGACGTGCAGAACCTGACCGTGTCCGCCCTGCTGATGAAGCTCATGCCCGCCGGATCGGGGCAGCTGGACGAGCTGATCGCCAAGGCCCGGCAACTGGGCCTGGCCGACATGCCCGTGAGCGGGCTCACCGATGCCCTCACCACTGCCAACGGCGCCGTCAACGGCACCGCCAAGAGCTGA
- a CDS encoding DNA repair ATPase yields the protein MTTATSTVRATEPETVSETNAGLDAGTYGVLRDRLTAQAAELTRRTETLNKARIEEFGSTGLVLSGSGRLRTEESRTARDIVAVGDVLLFGCNGAASTSPDRAVSDVLALYDRDFNPLPADAAPGLLDDPEFVREFTALHRYYRGARLLQLRRVDGKLLAVFRTGEQAEDIRVLRWSLTPDGQARFLDARGERDHVLPAAHEVKWQETTREDHVQGRHPHVSIDGRLFVSTVGGALTVKTDNDTETDEGVHREPVDEPLQSLADADIAHASVGPLILLRIRPYKEQARRHLVFNSVTGTVVRLDGIGQSCRRLPDDEGIVFPGGYCLGSGTVRTFDPAVADPTGLEFERTFRAPNGEDVLFAFHARSEGRTLLLPYNVIRKEVAAPISCRGHALFDDGALVVLRAVADEPARTHPLQTWQTPFTSDTHPSPAGGGSLGRIGNADLVRGIADCLAVARQAAETGSAPRGPLYEALLSACVKAADRHPWLGDAEAGELRGALEAVRATAEQVLDEFESVTSLTRQAADALAESAQNIARLVRRARSESPATAEEWIERIAELRRAHGHLLTLGDMRYADTSAIEALSRDVASDIAAAGQRAVAFLSREDVFDAHVDEAEQLAVDAGAVPTVAETAPLRERLEKRSFGLQSLAEVVADLDIGDATVRTAILARISEVLAPVNRALAALASRRRELLDIEGRAGFTAECALLGQAVTGALASAGTPEECASQLARLLLRLENLEARYAEHDGFLTEIAGKRAEVHDAFSARRQTLQDARARRAEALADSARRVLETVSRRVTTLDSADEIHTFFASDPMVSRARRTADELRELGDAVRAEELTGLLSAARQEAGRALRDRTELFADGGETIRLGRHRFAVTRQSTELALVPHGDGLAFALTGTDYRRPVTDPQFAATRPYWDRLLPSESAVVYRAEYLAARLLAEHGSAALAASDLDALVRQAAEAAYDEGYERGVHDHDAAAILRVLLRLYESAGLLRYPARDRAAAALFWAHGTTVEERASLTRRAVSLARARNTFGHSPALNAFQGELTQAIVTFAPDTAAPARAAEYLFEELACEPAGFAVSAAARTLLDKFRRSVGASPYDEDLTALPDLAARSQLVEGWLTSYAAACGEDIDDGDIAEAAAVELCTGLDRYEAAGATTATVSGLLGAHPRISGRSLVLRLDEFLARNADFAVQDVPGFRAYQRQRGVLTAAENERLRIDSHRPRIMSSFVRNRLVDEVYLPLMGDNLAKQIGAAGADKRTDSSGLLMLISPPGYGKTTLVEYIAERLGLLLIKIDGPSLGHGTTSLDPEAAPDATARRELEKIAFALEAGNNVMLYLDDIQHTSAELLQKFIPLCDTTRTLDGRDLRGKRFAVCMAGNPYTESGQRFRVPDMLANRADVWNLGDVLTGKDDAFALSFVENALTSNPVLAPLAGRDRADLELLVRLADGDPTAGRDRLAHPYPSAELDQILAVLRHLLTARTTVLAVNAAYIASAAQGDASRTEPPFRLQGSYRNMNKIAARLSPVMNDAELTALVDDHYAAEAQTLTTEAEANRLKLAALRGTLTPEQDARWAAVTASYARGQVLGGRDDDPLTRAVAALGLLADRVAAVEGAITRATDPRHLLALPGGRHAAREGDHGLRG from the coding sequence ATGACCACGGCCACGAGCACGGTCAGGGCGACGGAGCCGGAGACGGTCTCCGAAACGAACGCCGGACTGGACGCCGGGACGTACGGGGTGCTGCGCGACCGGCTCACGGCCCAGGCCGCAGAGCTCACCCGCCGCACCGAGACGCTGAACAAGGCCAGAATCGAGGAGTTCGGCTCCACCGGGCTCGTGCTCTCGGGATCCGGGCGTTTGCGCACCGAGGAGAGCAGGACGGCCCGCGACATCGTCGCGGTCGGAGACGTCCTCCTCTTCGGCTGCAACGGTGCCGCTTCCACCAGCCCGGATCGGGCCGTCTCCGACGTTCTGGCCCTCTACGACCGCGATTTCAACCCGCTCCCCGCCGACGCGGCCCCCGGCCTGCTCGACGACCCGGAATTCGTCAGGGAGTTCACCGCGCTCCACCGGTACTACCGGGGTGCGCGCCTGCTCCAGCTGCGCCGGGTGGACGGCAAGCTGCTGGCCGTGTTCCGGACCGGGGAGCAGGCCGAGGACATCCGCGTCCTGCGCTGGTCGCTCACCCCGGACGGTCAGGCCCGGTTCCTGGACGCCCGTGGCGAGCGCGACCACGTACTCCCGGCGGCGCACGAGGTGAAGTGGCAGGAGACCACCCGGGAGGACCACGTCCAGGGCCGCCATCCGCACGTCTCCATCGACGGCCGCCTCTTCGTCTCGACAGTGGGCGGCGCGCTCACGGTGAAGACCGACAACGACACAGAAACGGACGAGGGCGTCCACCGCGAGCCCGTCGATGAGCCGCTCCAGTCCCTGGCCGATGCCGACATCGCACACGCCTCTGTCGGCCCGCTGATCCTGCTCCGGATCCGCCCGTACAAGGAGCAGGCGCGACGCCACCTGGTCTTCAACTCCGTGACGGGCACGGTGGTCCGGCTCGACGGCATCGGGCAGTCCTGCCGGCGGCTGCCGGACGACGAGGGCATCGTCTTTCCCGGTGGCTACTGCCTCGGCTCCGGCACCGTCCGGACCTTCGACCCGGCGGTCGCGGACCCGACCGGCCTGGAGTTCGAGCGGACCTTCCGCGCCCCCAACGGCGAAGACGTGCTGTTCGCCTTCCACGCCCGCTCCGAGGGACGCACCCTGCTGCTCCCGTACAACGTGATCCGCAAGGAGGTCGCCGCGCCGATCTCCTGCCGCGGCCACGCCCTGTTCGACGACGGAGCCCTCGTCGTCCTGCGGGCCGTTGCGGACGAGCCGGCTCGAACGCACCCGCTGCAGACCTGGCAGACCCCCTTCACCTCCGACACCCACCCCTCCCCCGCCGGAGGCGGCTCGCTCGGCCGGATCGGCAACGCCGACCTGGTCCGGGGCATCGCCGACTGCCTGGCTGTCGCACGACAGGCCGCCGAGACCGGATCAGCACCCCGCGGACCGCTGTACGAGGCGCTGCTCTCCGCCTGCGTCAAGGCCGCCGACCGGCACCCCTGGCTGGGCGACGCGGAGGCCGGCGAGCTGCGTGGCGCGCTGGAGGCGGTACGGGCCACCGCCGAGCAGGTCCTCGACGAGTTCGAGTCCGTCACCTCCCTCACCCGGCAGGCCGCCGACGCCCTCGCGGAGTCCGCCCAGAACATCGCCCGGCTGGTGCGCCGCGCCCGTAGCGAGTCCCCGGCCACTGCCGAGGAGTGGATCGAGCGCATCGCCGAACTGCGCCGGGCCCATGGACACCTGCTCACGCTCGGCGATATGCGGTACGCCGACACCAGCGCCATCGAAGCCCTGAGCCGTGACGTGGCATCGGACATCGCCGCTGCCGGGCAGCGCGCCGTGGCCTTCCTCTCGCGTGAGGACGTCTTCGACGCGCATGTGGACGAGGCCGAACAGCTCGCCGTCGACGCCGGGGCGGTCCCCACCGTCGCCGAGACCGCCCCCCTCCGTGAACGCCTGGAGAAGCGGAGCTTCGGCCTTCAGTCCCTTGCCGAGGTGGTCGCCGACCTGGACATCGGCGACGCGACCGTCCGCACCGCCATCCTGGCGCGCATCTCCGAGGTGCTCGCCCCAGTGAACCGGGCCCTCGCCGCGCTCGCATCCCGCCGCCGAGAACTGCTCGACATCGAAGGGCGCGCCGGGTTCACGGCGGAGTGCGCGCTGCTGGGCCAAGCCGTCACCGGCGCCCTCGCGTCGGCCGGCACCCCCGAGGAGTGCGCGTCCCAACTCGCCCGTTTGCTGCTCCGGTTGGAGAACCTGGAGGCGCGCTACGCGGAGCACGACGGGTTCCTGACCGAGATCGCCGGGAAGCGGGCCGAGGTCCACGACGCGTTCTCCGCCCGCCGACAGACGCTCCAGGACGCCCGCGCCCGACGTGCCGAGGCCCTCGCCGACTCCGCGCGCCGTGTGCTGGAGACGGTCTCCCGCCGGGTGACGACGCTGGACAGCGCCGACGAGATCCACACGTTCTTCGCCTCCGACCCGATGGTGAGCAGGGCCCGGCGCACGGCCGACGAACTGCGCGAACTCGGCGATGCCGTCCGGGCGGAGGAGCTGACGGGTCTGCTCTCCGCCGCACGGCAGGAAGCGGGGCGCGCGCTGCGCGACCGTACGGAGCTGTTCGCCGACGGCGGCGAGACGATTCGCCTGGGCCGGCACCGGTTCGCGGTCACCCGGCAGTCCACCGAGCTGGCCCTCGTACCGCACGGGGACGGCCTGGCCTTCGCGCTCACCGGCACCGACTACCGCCGCCCGGTCACCGATCCGCAGTTCGCCGCCACCCGCCCGTACTGGGACCGGCTGCTGCCGTCCGAGTCGGCCGTGGTCTACCGCGCCGAGTACCTGGCGGCCCGCCTGCTGGCGGAACATGGCAGCGCGGCCCTCGCCGCCTCCGACCTGGATGCCCTCGTCCGTCAGGCCGCCGAGGCCGCGTACGACGAGGGCTACGAGCGCGGGGTGCACGACCACGACGCCGCCGCCATCCTGCGCGTGCTGCTGCGCCTGTACGAGAGCGCCGGGCTGCTGCGCTACCCGGCCCGGGACCGGGCGGCCGCCGCACTGTTCTGGGCACACGGCACGACCGTCGAGGAGCGTGCTTCCCTCACTCGCCGCGCCGTCTCCCTGGCCCGGGCACGCAACACCTTCGGGCACAGTCCCGCACTCAACGCATTCCAAGGCGAACTGACCCAGGCCATCGTGACCTTCGCTCCCGACACGGCCGCGCCGGCTCGCGCCGCCGAGTACCTCTTCGAAGAGCTGGCCTGTGAACCGGCCGGGTTCGCCGTTTCCGCCGCGGCCCGCACGCTCCTCGACAAGTTCCGCCGCAGCGTGGGCGCCTCGCCCTATGACGAGGACCTCACCGCCCTCCCCGACCTCGCCGCCCGCAGCCAGCTCGTCGAAGGCTGGCTCACGTCCTACGCGGCGGCCTGCGGCGAGGACATCGACGACGGCGACATCGCCGAGGCCGCCGCCGTCGAGCTGTGCACCGGCCTGGACCGCTACGAGGCCGCCGGCGCCACCACCGCGACCGTATCCGGGCTGCTCGGCGCCCACCCTCGGATCAGCGGACGCTCCCTCGTCCTGCGCCTGGACGAATTCCTCGCCCGCAACGCCGACTTCGCCGTGCAGGACGTCCCGGGCTTCCGCGCCTACCAGCGGCAGCGCGGCGTCCTCACGGCGGCCGAGAACGAGCGGCTCCGGATCGATTCACACCGTCCGCGGATCATGTCCTCCTTCGTCCGCAATCGGCTGGTCGACGAGGTGTACCTCCCCCTGATGGGTGACAACCTCGCCAAGCAGATCGGAGCGGCCGGGGCCGACAAGCGCACGGACAGCAGCGGGCTGTTGATGCTCATCTCACCGCCCGGATACGGCAAGACGACCCTCGTCGAGTACATCGCCGAGCGCCTCGGGCTGCTCCTGATCAAGATCGACGGTCCCTCCCTCGGGCACGGCACGACCTCCCTCGACCCTGAGGCGGCCCCGGATGCCACGGCCCGCCGCGAGCTGGAGAAGATCGCCTTCGCGTTGGAGGCCGGCAACAACGTGATGCTCTACCTGGACGACATCCAGCACACCTCGGCGGAACTGCTCCAGAAGTTCATCCCGCTGTGCGACACGACCCGTACGCTGGACGGCCGCGACCTGCGCGGCAAGCGGTTTGCCGTGTGCATGGCCGGCAACCCGTACACCGAGTCCGGGCAGCGCTTCCGCGTCCCCGACATGCTCGCCAATCGCGCCGACGTCTGGAACCTGGGCGATGTCCTCACGGGGAAGGACGACGCCTTCGCGCTCAGCTTCGTCGAGAACGCACTCACTTCCAACCCGGTCCTGGCGCCGCTCGCCGGGCGCGACCGCGCGGACCTGGAGCTCCTCGTCCGCCTCGCCGACGGGGACCCCACCGCCGGCCGTGACCGGCTCGCCCACCCGTATCCCTCGGCCGAGTTGGACCAGATCCTCGCCGTGCTGCGTCACCTCCTCACCGCGCGGACGACGGTCCTGGCGGTCAACGCCGCCTACATCGCCTCCGCGGCACAGGGCGACGCAAGCCGAACCGAACCGCCGTTCCGGCTCCAGGGCTCCTACCGCAACATGAACAAGATCGCGGCCCGGCTCTCGCCGGTCATGAACGATGCCGAGCTGACCGCTCTCGTCGACGACCACTACGCGGCAGAGGCCCAGACCCTCACCACCGAGGCCGAGGCCAACCGCCTCAAGCTCGCCGCCCTGCGCGGCACCCTCACCCCGGAGCAGGACGCCCGCTGGGCCGCGGTCACCGCCTCCTACGCCCGGGGCCAGGTCCTCGGAGGCCGGGACGACGACCCGCTGACCCGGGCGGTCGCAGCACTCGGCCTGCTCGCCGACCGGGTCGCCGCTGTGGAGGGCGCCATCACCCGGGCGACGGACCCACGCCACCTGCTCGCCCTCCCGGGCGGCCGGCACGCTGCCCGGGAGGGCGACCACGGTCTACGGGGGTGA
- a CDS encoding TetR/AcrR family transcriptional regulator: MSTSPTSPGLRERKKAQTRRTIQEHALRLFLEQGYQNTTVEEISAAAGVSHMTFFRHFPTKEAVVESDDYDPLIVRLIQERPPQEDGLTALRNALGQGLETVYATGRDTLLARTRLIFDTPALRARTWDTQYATQRLFADALRSRNPEESDLATRVTAAAALAAVTTALAAWVESDGALELPALVSEAFGALRTA, translated from the coding sequence ATGAGTACGTCCCCCACGTCGCCCGGGCTGCGGGAACGCAAGAAGGCGCAGACCAGGCGGACGATCCAGGAGCACGCGCTGCGACTGTTCCTGGAGCAGGGGTACCAGAACACCACCGTCGAGGAGATCTCCGCCGCGGCCGGCGTTTCCCACATGACGTTCTTCCGGCACTTCCCCACCAAGGAAGCGGTTGTGGAGTCCGACGACTACGACCCGCTGATCGTCCGGCTCATTCAGGAGCGCCCGCCGCAGGAGGACGGCCTCACCGCCCTCCGTAACGCCCTCGGCCAGGGCCTGGAGACGGTGTACGCCACCGGCAGGGACACGCTGCTCGCCCGTACGCGACTCATCTTCGATACGCCGGCCCTGCGCGCCCGCACCTGGGACACCCAGTACGCAACCCAGCGGCTGTTCGCGGATGCTCTGAGGTCACGGAACCCGGAGGAGAGCGATCTCGCCACTCGTGTCACTGCTGCGGCCGCGCTCGCCGCAGTGACCACGGCACTCGCCGCCTGGGTCGAAAGTGACGGCGCCCTGGAACTGCCCGCCCTGGTCAGCGAGGCGTTCGGTGCCTTGCGTACCGCCTGA